From the Porites lutea chromosome 5, jaPorLute2.1, whole genome shotgun sequence genome, the window TGTTAAATATGCCATCTTAAAAGGTATAGAATACCACGGTAACATTTTCATTTACATTTTGAAATCTTATGTGCAAGAGCAAAACCCCCTTGAACACTCCCTCCCGTTTGTACTCCCCTGTGTATTCCCCTGATCTTGTAGCATGTCTGCCTTAAAGAGAGTCAAAGAATATGACTGAGAaacggcagggaccaactccaAAATGTCCATCATGTGGAGTTGGGAGAGTGACCCTTTTTTGTGGGCAAATAAAAGTAATCATATTACTTTAATCTGCTGATGCTAGTTGAAATCTCAAGTTGGACCTTACTTCATTTCCAGTTACTTGTGATTGTTTATCTGGACATATTAAGGGGCCAAGAAGGGGTGAGAGGGCAGCTGAATTACATGTATCACCTCCTGTTTTCACTCTGTCCTTGTTTCCATCATCCCCAAATTGAGCTTCACATCTTAGAAGAGTGTGTAGAGGAGGTAGAGATGGACCTACTGAAGAAGCAggtcttctttatttttggtcgTTTTTGATAGATGAACAACACTTTAACTATTTCCAGACCCCCTCATGTCAGGCCAGATGTGATAATTTGCCTCAAGTCATTACAAGATACCCATGTTTTCAGACTTAGCAATGCAAAGAGAAGCTATGGAGAAAATAAATctattttacttaaaatatcGAGTATAGTTCCAATCTTTCCTTGCTTTTCAAGAAGAAATCAAGAAACGTATCTGAACATAGTTTGGAAGCATGTTATCTTATTCTCATCAACAACTTCACTTTGTCAAGACATCTTAAATATATAGTCTTAGTTTTCTATGAAATCAATAAAGTAAAGTGAACTGACTCTTTGTGTGTAGTTTATATCTGAAAGCTCTTAGTTTAGTTGAGAATGATCCTGACTGTTGAAGCtgacttttttctctttatcaAATTAATGGGAAACAGTACGTTTTTGTTCATTACTTTGATTAGCAGCTTTGacattcaaagtagacagactgcaaattatagtagttgctaaaaaatatatctacgtgtcccaactgttcatcagtaggatgcctaaaatgcgtgcaattccacaattggttttgGCAGAGAACATCTGTCACAAAAACTAATTTAAAGTTGTAATATTGCAACATACAAATGAGATCAAACTATTAGTTCTGTAAATTGGAGAAACACTAGAGGCATAAGTGAACCATAATTAAGATGGAAGAGATAAGAAATTTAGGCTAAATCTTTTAAGATGCAGAAAATGTGATGTAACTGCTGTAAGAACAAGCTATGCTTAGTTGACCACTGTCAAGCTTAGAAATGCCCATGTCTCTCAAAGAGGAAATGAAGCAATCCCAcagggtgggggtggggataAGCAATATTCAGTCAATGATccacaggaaaacaaaaaatccaAGTTCTTCCAAAAGAGGGCAATCTTCAGGTTATTGGTCCAGATGGTCagctaccactgagctacagaAGACTTGGAGGCGCTTTCTTTTTACTAGGGTCATGCAACTCTACTAGTACTGGGTTCATGTTGATAGCTGGTGTATCTGTATAGTGAATAGATACATGTGGTTGTTAAACTGCTGAAAGAAGAAAGTGCCTACCCCATGATTGAGTTTATTGACATAGAAGACAATAGTTGCCATTCTACcatataaaattaataatttatatggTAGAAGGGCTACTATTATTAATGGCTACTATTATTAGTAGTACTATTATACTATTATTAAAGCAATTATTGCTTTAATTCCCATCAGATCCTGAACAGTAGATGAGGAACCACATTGTGGGTGTACTACCATACattaaatcattatttatttttccagaaacaCTTCAAAAGGAAATGGTAGTTTCTTGAGCTGTGAGGAAAAACAATGTGACACCCAATTCTAAGCACTCCTTTATTCTTGTGTAATGTCTTCTGATGTTCACATAACTCGACATTGCAATGCAATTCAATTCCATTTTCTTCTGTAGCATTCATTTCTGATATATAGATTTCCTGGTGTTGGAAAATCAGTGTAGAGTTGTTGAAAAAATAAGTCATTGACCAGAAAGTAACCAGTGCAAAACTGTTTTAATGTCTTAAGGGTCATGTTTAACATTAACACCTCCATAGCTTTAAAACATGGAAATGTCAAGTgaacataatttttttaactaaatGTCTTAACACATTCTTGTAGACTAAGTGACAAGGCAATCCTTGGAACATTATCATAATAACCATAATAAAAGAGACAAGttctgtttttattgtttgcTATTTCCTTTTTGCATATACCATGTTCATGGGGTTTTCTGGGGATTTCATCCATTCTTTTTTGAGTAATTGTTTCAGTTGTGATAACCGTAAGTTAGGATTTTCTTCTTTAAGCAGAGGAAGTTCACGCTCTTCATACGCATTATAAGCAGCTTTCATTCTCTTTTCTGGGTGTTTATCCACAGGTGTTTCAGCAACTTTTAACACAGCTATAGCATCTTCCACAGAGCGTGCTTCTACAGCACCTTCTGCTGCCATCAATGCAGCTACCATCTGGTTAGGATTTTCATCCAATagttcttctttctcttcctcttcttttttgcttttagcAGCAGCTGCAGCAGCTTGTGCTGCCTTCCTTTCACGTTCAGCTTGTATAGAAGCCACTGTCACCTTTGTAGGAATACTGCTAGCTTTTGACTTTAATTCACTCTCCTCTGCCTTGAGAGCTTCCTGATTGGCTGCTTTGCGTTGTGTTGCATCAAGACGTTTACGCTCTTTATCCTCCTggtgaaaaaaagcaaaaacatacaTAAATTTACTACATCCAGTTTAAAATCACTTGTTCTTGGCTTCCATCCAGTATACCTAACGGGCAACTgtcatacagctatttcaagataggatgtcggaaaaagtgcacgcgacaatgcTGAAAGGTATTgagggtggttttgagttcactgttcttcaaagaaatttgcaaGAATGGCACTAGAGGCCATGGACTTACGTTTGTAATTGCTAAAGGAAAGAAACAAtagtattgatcatatcccatattacctttcgggattgtcgcgtacacattttttccgacaacctttctcgaaataccTGTATACATGAGTTTAACTTTGTGATACAGCTGTAATTTAATTGAATTTGGCACGGGTAAAATCTACGTATAATTACTAACGACTAGAATTGTCAAAgcccttttttcgtttttactttttaatctTCAGTAATTTATCTGCTTGAGCTCAAATTTAAGCTTCTGTTATGACCGGCAGGCTATTCTAAGTCTTAATGTTACGTGTCTCCCGAAACAAGAAGAAGGCAAGACGTGTCCTCTAGATTTTCTTCAGACAGGTAACATGTCAAAACACAGCTGACAACAAACTAACctttctttgctgttttctCATAACATGTTTGTCGGTATCTTCCCAATATTTATCCTCTTCTTCCTTCTCCTTCCGCTCCCTTTCAGCTGCTTTTGCTGCCTCTTTACGTGACCTAGCTTCTTCAGCTTTTGTATTTACCCCTTTAAATTTCTTAGGCATCCTAAATTCTGTTTTTGTGGtaataaattatgaaaaaatgTGCTTCTACCATTGACAACACAACAGTTCAGCTTCGTGCTGGTGCAATAACAGCTTTGTAGCCAGGCCTGATAAGGCAACATGGCAGTCCCAGGACCAAAGTTCTCTGAGCTGAAAGTCATAACTAGGCACCGACTGGTGGAAATTTTGGAATCCGTAAGTAACTGTAAAGAAGAAAGCAATATTCAGGGGTAATAGATTTTCGCATGTTTTTTATGCCTGTCGAGATCTTTAAGTAAAGCTTGATGTGTCCCAGGTCTAGTCAGTGTATTTTCAGcttaattaattacttttacTTTAATAAGCTCTAAAATTTCTGGTTTTTGGTGATGCTTTTTCAAAGTATATTTgcttgccttgtttttttttgttattcctTTTTTATCTATAACCAGAATATAACCCTCAAGGGATGTGAGATACATACAGtacatgtttacatttcaatttctcttgggaaaCAGCTGACAGGTGTACAATCGtgcattttacagttacagaaagaaacGAGGCTGGAATTGATCtagttttgatacaacccttctgCTTTCTTATGCAAATCTTGTTATTTtaatgctaactagtatttttctgacaattttcataagaaaacaaaggaggtttgtatcaaaacaattAGGTCAAACTCAGCTtcacattcactcgaaggctagggtactaagcCCACATGGGGGTCAGATTATGGGAGCCTTGATCTGAAACAGGATTAATCAACTTAAAATCATACGTTTCCCTAAAATTATGTAGGGTATTAACAGACagtaaaaaaatttcttgaacTAGGCAAAAATGGACATTTCAAGAATGGGATATCATTTTGCATTTTAAAGTGGGATCCAGTTTATTGACCTTGGACATCATGCTATCATTTACGTCCATGTCAGGGAAGATAGTTGGTTactcttgaaaaatatatgatttGGGAGCTGGGTTGATTTCTGATTATGTAACGGCGTGGCCGGTGGGAAGGTTGAAGTGGGGAGTTGGTGTTACTGCAGTAGAGATAGTCTCAACAATTTAGTTCTTCAGAGATTGGAATCTCAGTAGACTCTCAAGATGATTACAGGAATAGCTGCTAGCTGAAATCAAGGAGGGTTTTCAACATGTTACTCTAGCTATGTGGCAAGCAACTGATAGTTAGTCATATGAAATTATTATAAATGCTGAAAATTTTGAGAACTTTTTCTGCCACCCtaattttggttttattttttgaagtaaAGTATTAcattttaaggtgactcgacccagtttttggggggggtaccatcctactttgaagctctctggtatgcccacctttacttttatcgtaagtctaacacatagaatggataacatatagatcaattaatctacaatataacataaaatttttggcgatcggagtaaatgtcacgtggttataatgccacgcccctttgaggtctgagtcgaaaatctgctgttgccggcattttttcgtgaaaatctctcggctacacatagtgcgcattagtgccttgcactgaacagagtttcaccaaaatcgcaaagacccaattcgagaaattcagcggtttccaaatttaggtcataatttatgcgaaaatgataagcaaactttacacagattatatctaataaactatgagattcatctctgtattttgggcatccttataacagatgggtccttgcaagtcagcaaaacgctttagggccttgtaaatgcgcgcgattttgagcaaagcaaacatttagaaattatagttttcgctattcgttgacgtttgtcagcgtttaagagtcaatctcacgaaaaaagcattttcttaaaaattcgtagttttttttccttcaaattttttcagagcctCAATTGATTAACCAacaacccggactctgaatttcatggtcattgaaaaactgtgatattatcttctataagcccaaacctgagtaaacattgaagatttttagcgttttggctgagtttgtgctttgggagttgtccaTTGTTTCTTGTCTGTCACTATACAGCATTCTTgctcagcacgcgtgcaatgaccgcgcttggctgacttccgaatgctcaccgagatatgataatttagtataagaaaatagaagggattcccgtcacgagttggtttaattattggcttgcattaaacctatgaaaaaatgatatttttgattgatctatatgttatccattctatgtgttagacttacgataaaagtaaaggtgggcataccagagagcttcaaagtaggatggtacccccccaaaaaaactgggtcgagtcaccttaaagtatttttttcttctctttattGCTAGGTACCAGAAACCAAAGACCTTGTGATTGACCCTCAGTTAATGAAACCTTTGGACCATTTCACTGGAGCATCATTCCTGAAGGTCTTTGTTCTTTAAATTTAAGTGTGGGGAATTTCTGCTTTTAGTTAGTTTAATAATGGACACCTCACTAAAATAGACACACAGAGTTAATCCCTTCCATTCTTTAGTGATCTTGATCAGACCaaggaagaaaggaaagaagggagggaggggagaGAGGGGGATGGTGAAAGTTATTTGTTGAATTAAGAAATAGATGgtattatataaattattaagcTAAATGATAACAATGAAGCTAATAAATTGGCAGTGGAAAAATGAACCACTAGTACTTGgtagaccaaaaaatgtagctgaagaaaggaaaaaggaatATAAAAACAGATACAGTGTATAAGAAGTTAATGGACAAACATGCTTTGTAGATTCAAACCAATCAATTTTATGTCATAATTCTGTTTTAGGAACGTGGGGTAAATAAGATCTTTAAACTTGAAACTGATCGCCTTGATGTTGGTGGAAACATGTAAGTTGGTGACGTACAAAATTTCAGCATTATTTTAGTGAAATTATGTTTCTCCGTTATATAACAAGTAAATATTTATGAGGGAACAGTGTGTATTGTTGGTAGCTTTTTGTTATGATAGAAGGTAAATTTACTTTCCCACCTTCAGTTGCAATTAACATAAAAGATCAAAAAGTCAACTGCCTGAGGACAAAAAGACATAGTTTTACACTTCAATATTTGTAGGAGAATATACTTGCTGAGACCAGAGTTATTGTTAACCAAGTATATTGCAGGTaagaggaattttttttaatttgaaatctGCATGCGTGCCTAACATAATTTGTAGAACTAATAAATTAGCGTCAGTGCTTTCATGCATTTTTTGCTTCACTTGGTATGCCAAGAGGTTTGCTGTCGTAATTAAATGAGCTCTTGAATAACCCCTGCTGCCATTTAAAGATATTGAAAACTTCATTATTTTTGAGAAATCATTGGTAGAGAAAATTCTGCATCAACTCTAATGCTCTTTATAAccacaaattcaaaattttcttctCCACAGATCACATtaacaatgacaaaaaaaatgggaaaagcaGATCATATAAAATTGTGTTTGTTCCTAAAAAGGTGAGTGATATTAGTCTAGAAATAGACCATGATATTgaataaatggtacagttcaaTGTTGAAAGAATATCTCAGGTCCTGAAAGATTGCTTCTTATCAAACTTACATGCACAGTGACTGTGGAATAACGGTACTCATTCATGCATGCCATTCTTAGAGGTGGTCAGTTGATATTTCATATCCTGCAGTAAACATTttacaatgttttaaaattaaactaagtTAATTTTCCTTggaaacattttcaaaatttggtGTCCATGGGGGTGAGGGGATGTTGTGGAAATAGATATCAAGTAGATATCAAGACTGTATTcatttgttcaaaagatggatggGTTTTACTTATCCAGTGAATAATGCAAGTGGTTTATTCCCTTAACACTTGTTTATATGATCATTAGTTGAATagaaatgttttattttcagttaTGTGTGTGTGAGATGATTTTGGAACAAGAAGGAGTGTACGGAGGTGATGTTACAGATCATTTTACTTACTATGACCtcatttttctcatttgattaattttttttttgtgaataaagGAAACCTTACTAATTatgttgttttttcattttggtgGCATGAGCTTTGATCTCAAAGAATTGTATATTAGACCATAAGTTTTTTTGCTGGATGAGTTTACTGGTTATTCCTTTATGCATCAAAGCAATATTGCCTAATTCTGCGAAAGATGTACATGTTCAgctaattaaattaaataaatttttaaaaaatatccacTTTTCTACTTGTTGAATAATCAGCTTGATTGGACATGAATGTGGTTCTTGCATGAAACATTCTTCCCTTTGAAGAAAACTCTGCACCAACTGTCAGCCAGGAATATTATTAATTGCCATGTTTGCTGAACTCTACCCACCAATAGTTATGAAAACTTGTAACAA encodes:
- the LOC140936580 gene encoding coiled-coil domain-containing protein 124-like, producing the protein MPKKFKGVNTKAEEARSRKEAAKAAERERKEKEEEDKYWEDTDKHVMRKQQRKEDKERKRLDATQRKAANQEALKAEESELKSKASSIPTKVTVASIQAERERKAAQAAAAAAKSKKEEEEKEELLDENPNQMVAALMAAEGAVEARSVEDAIAVLKVAETPVDKHPEKRMKAAYNAYEERELPLLKEENPNLRLSQLKQLLKKEWMKSPENPMNMVYAKRK